Within the Natranaeroarchaeum sulfidigenes genome, the region GTAATCCGCGAAGATGAGCGCCTTCGCATTGCCGTGCTCGCCGAGGATCGACCGTATTTCGTCGGTCTTGAGTGGGTTGGCCGCCGCAAGCTGGCGTTTTTCGTGACTCTCCGCGGTGGCGTACTCGTCCTGATAGGTCTCCTCGTCCCAGGGTACGTACCGGATCTCGACTTTGGGCTCCTGGACGTAGCCAGCGTCGAACAGTTCGTCCCAGTCGGTGCCGATCGGCGGGCCGACAAGGGTGTAGATATCCTGCTCGCGCTCGTCCTCGCGGATCGGGGTCGCCGAGAGGCCGAGCCGGTGGCGGCTCTGCAACTCGCCGGTCCGCCGGTAGACGTCGGATGGAACGTGATGGACCTCATCGTAGACGATCAGGCCCCATCGCCGACTGTCGAACAGCGAGCGGTGCCGATCCATCCCTGCGGTGCGATAGGTTGCAATCGTGATCGGCCTGATCTCTTTCGCGCCGCCATGGTACTGACCGATCTGCTCTGCCGTGAGGTCGGTCCGTGCGAGCAATTCGTCGCGCCACTGGCTCGCCAGTTCGCGGGTCGGCACGAGGATCAGCGTCTCGCCGCCAACCGCCTCCATAATTCCCATCGCAGCGACGGTCTTGCCGCTTCCCGGCGGGCCGACGAGGACGCCCGACCCGGAGTCGACGAACCGGCTGACCCAGTCGCGCTGATATCCGCGCAAGTCGAGATCGAGCGAGATGTCGAGCGGGTCGCCAGTCTCCAGCTCTCGGTTATCCTGGACGGGATAGCCCGCCTCGTAGAGCCTCCGCTTGATCGAAGCCTCCGATCCCTCGGCGACCCAGCTTTCGGTGTCCGAGATTGGCGCACGGAGCTGGCTCTCGTCGAGTTCCTGTCTGGCGACGTTGCCCATCAGCTCGGCGCTCACGGCTTCGAGGACGGTGTAGCCGTCCTCGTGCGTGCGGAGGCGGAACTGACGGGCTCTGTTCCACTGATCTTTGATCCATTCTTCCAGTTCGGGCTGACGCTCGGGGAGCACCTGCCGGATCGTGCGGAGCAGGCGGTCGAAGCTCTCGTAGGGCGCTTGCCAGATGTCTTCCTTCCGGATCTCGTAGCGGTAGGCTTCTGCGCCGGAGACGTCGACGAGATGGGCGAACTGCGAGAGCTGTGCGCGGGTGAACTGGGTTGGTTTGTCGACGACTATCTCGCGGCGTCTGGGGAACGGGATGACGCGTTCGCGGTCGGCGAGCTCGCCCCAGTCAGTCGGGAACCAGACGACTGGGTCGGTTTCGACGTCGATGCGCTGGAGCTCCCCCGACCCGACGAGATTGTCGAGCGCGCCGTCGGCTTCGGCGTGGCTCCAGTCGGCTTCACGGGCGAGCTCACTGGCAGTGATGACCGGTCGGCCGACGGCTTCGAGCGCGTCGTAGAAGCTGCTGATCGAGAGGGTCCGGGGGGTATTAGTGTCGTCCGAGTCGGCAGGCGATTCGTCGGGCGGCGAGGGCTCGTCCTCTGTCACTGGTCGTTCTAGTGGCGCCCGCGGTCAAACGCGTTTCGTCGTCGACCGGTCGCTTTGCTATCGGCTGCCACCGCGGACCGCCTGCCCTCCCCCGTCGGCGCGCATACAG harbors:
- a CDS encoding DEAD/DEAH box helicase, whose product is MTEDEPSPPDESPADSDDTNTPRTLSISSFYDALEAVGRPVITASELAREADWSHAEADGALDNLVGSGELQRIDVETDPVVWFPTDWGELADRERVIPFPRRREIVVDKPTQFTRAQLSQFAHLVDVSGAEAYRYEIRKEDIWQAPYESFDRLLRTIRQVLPERQPELEEWIKDQWNRARQFRLRTHEDGYTVLEAVSAELMGNVARQELDESQLRAPISDTESWVAEGSEASIKRRLYEAGYPVQDNRELETGDPLDISLDLDLRGYQRDWVSRFVDSGSGVLVGPPGSGKTVAAMGIMEAVGGETLILVPTRELASQWRDELLARTDLTAEQIGQYHGGAKEIRPITIATYRTAGMDRHRSLFDSRRWGLIVYDEVHHVPSDVYRRTGELQSRHRLGLSATPIREDEREQDIYTLVGPPIGTDWDELFDAGYVQEPKVEIRYVPWDEETYQDEYATAESHEKRQLAAANPLKTDEIRSILGEHGNAKALIFADYIDQGDALAEALSIPFISGEMRHARREKLFSQFRQGERDTLIVSRVGDEGIDLPDADLAILSSGLGGSRRQGSQRAGRTMRPAGKSRVYVLATRGTTEEDFAQRQLQHLRSKGIRVQEVDSERVNLE